The following proteins are co-located in the Argopecten irradians isolate NY chromosome 9, Ai_NY, whole genome shotgun sequence genome:
- the LOC138331292 gene encoding uncharacterized protein, with translation MKMFQRKLLQIWRPQQSALCVKSRQNLSVVNMQSKSILRHYCSSTGREKLVILGSGWGSYSVLKSIDKKKFDVVVVSPRNHFLFTPLLASTTVGTLEFRSIIEPVRNTGFRQTDHFHLSYAQSLDMEKKLITCESVLDSSIKYDLSYDKLVIGVGALSNTFNIPGVVENSFFLKEVADARKIRNQILSNFELSIQPGVNYEEAKRLLHFVIVGGGPTGVEFGAELYDFVEQDVSRLYKQKQYEVRVTLIESNQILGAFDERLRKYAEKKIKERNRFTLLQSAVTEVRPDSVVLKDGSTLPCGLVVWSTGVAPRPFVRSLDVPKNKQGQILTDEYLNVLGDSTGSVFALGDCADVETMPLPCTAQVAEREGRYLAQQLVKADPKSEPFKFQSMGMLAYIGRYQGLTDVPQVKMQGFTSWLLWRSAYLTRLGSWRLRMQVPLDWLKTLLYGRDVSRFE, from the exons atgaaaatgtttcaaaggaaattattacaaatatgGCGCCCACAGCAATCTGCATTGTGTGTAAAGTCGAGACAGAATCTCAGTGTTGTTAACATGCAAAGCAAATCCATATTGAGACACTACTGTTCATCTACTGGGAGGGAGAAATTGGTGATCCTGGGGTCTGGATGGGGCAGTTATTCTGTTCTCAAATCCATCGACAAGAAGAAGTTTGACGTGGTGGTGGTTAGTCCACGGAACCACTTCCTGTTTACACCACTGCTGGCTAGCACGACTGTCGGAACACTGGAGTTCAG ATCTATAATTGAACCAGTGAGGAACACCGGGTTCCGACAGACCGACCATTTCCATTTGTCCTATGCGCAGAGTTTAGATATGGAGAAGAAGTTAATAACGTGTGAAAGTGTCCTCGACTCGAGCATCAAGTACGATTTAAGTTACGATAAACTTGTTATTGGTGTCGGAGCACTCAGCAACACTTTCAACATCCCGGGAGTCGTAGAGAATTCCTTCTTCTTGAAG GAAGTTGCCGATGCCAGGAAGATTAGGAATCAGATTCTGTCCAACTTTGAGTTATCTATACAGCCGGGTGTAAATTACGAAGAGGCCAAAAGACTTTTACACTTCGTTATTGTTGGAGGTGGGCCCACAGGTGTGGAATTTGGAGCCGAGTTGTACGACTTTGTGGAACAG GATGTGTCAAGACTTTACAAGCAGAAGCAGTATGAGGTCCGGGTCACTCTAATCGAGTCCAACCAGATCCTTGGTGCGTTTGATGAACGTCTGCGAAAATATGCAGAGAAGAAGATCAAGGAGCGAAACAGATTTACTCTGTTACAGTCAGCTGTCACTG AAGTGAGACCTGACAGTGTTGTACTGAAGGATGGTAGTACATTACCTTGTGGTTTAGTGGTCTGGAGCACAGGAGTGGCTCCTAGACCGTTTGTACGATCTCTGGATGTTCCGAAAAACAAACAGGGGCAG ATTCTGACGGACGAGTACCTAAATGTATTAGGTGATTCCACTGGCAGCGTGTTTGCCCTAGGTGACTGTGCGGATGTAGAAACCATGCCCCTTCCATGTACAGCCCAG GTTGCTGAGAGAGAAGGCAGATATTTAGCCCAACAACTTGTAAAAGCAGATCCTAAATCAGAGCCTTTCAAGTTCCAAAGTATGGGAATGTTAGCTTATATTGGCCGGTACCAAGGTCTGACAGATGTACCACAGGTCAAAATGCAAg GATTCACTTCGTGGTTACTATGGCGATCTGCCTATCTGACTCGACTTGGAAGCTGGAGGCTGAGGATGCAGGTACCTCTGGATTGGCTGAAGACTCTTTTGTATGGACGAGATGTATCCCGATTTGAATGA
- the LOC138331370 gene encoding tRNA-specific adenosine deaminase 2-like, whose protein sequence is MDDIHQQWMEKSFEYAADALNCQEVPVGCILVYKGQQVIGVGRNEVNETKNASRHAEIVAIDQVLSWCDGHDLKANEVFGQTVLYVTVEPCVMCAGALRQVGVPLVVYGCANERFGGCGSVLSVNKDELPALGPSFQCISDVMGERAVAMLKDFYRLENANAPEGKRKLKNTAD, encoded by the coding sequence ATGGATGATATACACCAACAATGGATGGAAAAGTCGTTCGAGTATGCAGCAGACGCCTTAAATTGTCAGGAAGTGCCAGTAGGCTGTATACTAGTCTACAAAGGACAGCAAGTCATAGGTGTTGGTAGGAACGAGGTAAATGAGACCAAGAATGCTTCAAGACATGCAGAAATAGTTGCCATTGACCAGGTGCTCTCGTGGTGTGACGGCCATGATTTGAAGGCGAATGAAGTTTTTGGACAGACCGTGCTCTATGTTACTGTTGAGCCATGTGTGATGTGTGCGGGCGCTCTCCGACAGGTTGGCGTCCCCCTGGTGGTATATGGCTGTGCCAACGAGCGGTTTGGTGGGTGTGGCTCCGTTTTGTCCGTCAATAAAGatgagttacctgcccttggaCCAAGCTTTCAGTGCATCAGTGATGTGATGGGGGAGAGAGCCGTTGCCATGCTGAAAGACTTTTACAGACTGGAAAATGCCAACGCACCTGAAGGAAAAAGGAAACTCAAAAACACTGCAGATTAA